A part of Manduca sexta isolate Smith_Timp_Sample1 chromosome 10, JHU_Msex_v1.0, whole genome shotgun sequence genomic DNA contains:
- the LOC115455849 gene encoding monocarboxylate transporter 4, translating to MEPGWWSPSLSASPPPPPRAPPPRCRCPHPYSTSYTCLPHYDGWPDGEEESSGGALRERELRSLHRTVPALRRRELDTRAIKHHFYPEGGWGWIVCGAAFLAHLLSTGLQLAYGALHVYALRHLGPSADHAVWAGAICVGVSRAAGAVVAGRRRSPRLVALLGGLLLPLACLFTSFATQLHQTLLSYGVVLGVGCGLVREAAGLVLGAYFRRRRQFVELVAHAGGGVGIALFSVAYKEAVGKLGWRLGLQAVTGVLVLAFFLSAVYRSASLYHPQRRAILHLKNQRRKVKEKKGLKRPPLIDLSPLQSRPAKVLLLAAGLAAFGLYTPVFFLALQGFQEGLEESALVLLQTFLGFAAVLGCAGFGLVLVRPSAQCLVSKQYLCQTAMLGIGISMLALSSVEGYHGYVLFAWMYGLCLGGFLYSMKMLTMERVRGRHFTKVWGFVQGAEALPVIVGVPVTGYINQHIPRAGFYFSTATTLAGALLLFFVGFSKREPEPPPPAPAPTISEACPCVTPPPRCEPTWCACSAGGATAYCAWTGATCTTRLPKSLSYAAPLDRVCCSAAHCPDCYRRSVPLRPSRSVPEGLANRGATWTRTGSCRSTCRRREHHLIEQITTSV from the exons ATGGAGCCGGGCTGGTGGTCGCCGTCGCTGTCggcctcgccgccgccgccgccccgcgCCCCGCCGCCGCGCTGCCGATGTCCTCATCCATACTCCACCAGTTACACCTGCTTACCCCATTATG ATGGCTGGCCAGATGGTGAAGAAGAGTCATCAGGAGGAGCGCTGCGAGAGCGCGAGCTTCGCTCCCTCCACCGCACGGTGCCCGCGCTGCGTCGCCGCGAGCTCGACACGCGCGCCATCAAACACCACTTCTACCCTGAGGGTGGATGGGG ATGGATCGTGTGCGGAGCTGCTTTTCTGGCTCACTTGTTGTCTACAGGACTTCAGCTAGCATACGGAGCGCTACATGTTTACGCCCTGCGACACCTCGGACCATCCGCTGATCACgctg TGTGGGCCGGCGCGATTTGCGTGGGTGTGTCGCGAGCTGCCGGAGCCGTAGTGGCTGGTCGGCGGAGGTCACCACGACTGGTTGCCCTGCTCGGCGGCTTGCTGCTCCCTCTAGCTTGTCTGTTCACATCATTCGCGACGCAGTTGCACCAAACGTTGCTTAGTTATG GCGTGGTGCTCGGAGTCGGTTGCGGATTAGTAAGAGAGGCGGCCGGGCTAGTGCTGGGCGCGTATTTCCGCCGACGTCGGCAGTTCGTAGAGCTGGTGGCTCACGCGGGCGGCGGCGTCGGAATAGCGCTCTTCAGCGTCGCGTACAAAGAGGCGGTCGG taaacTCGGATGGCGTTTAGGCCTCCAAGCGGTGACTGGTGTCTTAGTCCTGGCTTTCTTCCTAAGTGCTGTATATCGAAGCGCTTCTTTATACCATCCACAACGGCGGGCGATTTTACATCTCAAGAATCAACGCCGAAAG gtcaaagaaaaaaaaggtCTAAAAAGGCCCCCGCTCATCGATTTAAGTCCCCTTCAATCTCGACCCGCAAAAGTTTTGTTGTTAGCAGCAGGATTAGCAGCTTTTGGACTTTACACTCCAGTGTTTTTCTTG GCTCTACAAGGATTTCAAGAGGGATTAGAAGAAAGTGCTCTGGTGTTATTGCAAACGTTTTTGGGATTCGCTGCGGTTCTGGGTTGTGCCGGCTTCGGGCTCGTGCTGGTGCGGCCGTCAGCGCAATGTCTTGTTTCAAAGCAGTATCTATGTCAAACTGCTATGCTTGGGATCG GAATATCCATGCTCGCATTAAGTAGTGTTGAAGGATATCACGGGTATGTTTTGTTCGCGTGGATGTACGGACTGTGTCTCGGaggatttttatattcaatgaaAATGTTGACAATGGAGCGAGTGCGCGGCCGGCACTTCACAAAAGTTTGGG GTTTTGTACAAGGAGCAGAAGCTCTACCGGTGATAGTGGGCGTGCCAGTGACCGGGTATATCAACCAACATATTCCTCGCGCTGGCTTCTACTTTTCGACTGCTACGACGCTGGCGGGTGCCTTACTGTTGTTCTTTGTTGGATTTTCCAAGCGAGAACCGGAGCCACCACCTCCCGCACCGGCGCCAACTATATCCGAAGCTTGCCCGTGTGTGACTCCCCCGCCAAGATGCGAGCCGACCTGGTGCGCCTGCAGTGCTGGTGGCGCCACCGCGTACTGTGCGTGGACTGGCGCTACTTGTACCACCCGCTTGCCCAAGTCTTTGTCGTACGCTGCCCCGCTGGACCGCGTGTGTTGCTCAGCCGCCCACTGCCCCGACTGTTACCGACGTTCAGTACCTCTGCGCCCTTCACGGAGCGTTCCTGAAGGCCTCGCAAATCGAGGAGCCACGTGGACTCGCACCGGCTCGTGCCGGTCCACGTGTCGGCGTCGAGAACATCACCTCATAGAACAAATCACTACATCTGtatga